A region of the Artemia franciscana chromosome 19, ASM3288406v1, whole genome shotgun sequence genome:
CCTGCCGGGCCAAGTATTCGTTTGATCGATTTAGAGCAGTCGTTATCAGAAGTTAGGAGGCTCCCTAGGTAGACGAAGGAGTCAACATTTTCTACTGGCTCTCCTTTTATTGTTAGCTGCACGTTTCTTGAAGCAGGGTCTCTAGACACCCGCATAACCTTGGTTTTGGCTGTGTTAACGACCATCCCAAAGCCCTCGGTTGCCGATACTAGTTTGTCGGTGTCAGCTTGGAGTAGATGCTCTTGACTGTTGAATTTTTCGATGTCATCTGCGTATGCCAATTTATCGATAAGCTTCCCTCCAATTTCTGCACCGTCAACAGTCTCGGCAAAGGATAGCGTTGCGTTGAGGAATAGGTTAAAGAGGTGGGATTACAAGAGGCAACCTTGAAGAATGCCCGCCGATGTCAGAAACCCCTCTGTCAACCCCTCGGGCATTTATACTTGGCTGACGAAATGTGAACACATGTCTCTTATCAGGATTACTATGTTTTCAGGGACTCCATAGTGTAGCAGGATGTGCCATAATCCATCTCGCCATATCAAGTCAAAAGCctgcttgaaatcaatgaagagTATTAGCAGCTCTTTAGCAAACTCAATATACTTCTCCATCATTTGCCGAGTGGAGAAAATCTGGTCTATGGTAGAGCGGTCTTTTTGAAACCCTGCTTGGTATTCCTCTAAGATATGGTTTGTCAGAGATTTCAGACGGTCAAGGAGTATTTTTGTAAGAATCGTCGCCGGTTGGCCAGCTAAACTTATTGGTCTGTAGTTGTTACAGTCGcccttttccccctttttaaaaaggggggaCGATGGTGGCTTTCGCCCAAGATCTGGGGAAGTGGCCCGTTTCCCAGAAACTTGTTATGACTTTGTGATAGATATCGACCAGTTCTTCTGGGCCTGCTTTTAGTAGTTCTGACTAAATACCAGCCGGACCTGTggccttattaatttttagagattttattGCTGAGAGTACTTCATCTCTTAGTGGAAGAGGGCTTGGGTTTACTGGGTACTGCAGTAGTGGGAAAGATAGTAAGATGTTTGGGTCGGGCGTTATTGTGGGGTTCAGTTTTTTGCTGAAGTGATCCTTCCATCGTTCTCGTCTTCCCTCGGAGTCCGTGATTGGGAGCCCGTCTTTATCAAACAGTGTAGGAGCGGCCAAGGTCTTCCTTTTTGATAGTTCACGGACTTTCTTGTACATGAAGTGGCTATAACCTTTCTGAAAGGCTTCTTCATACTCACGACATTTGTCATTGACGTAGTGTCGCAGAGCTTGCGggattttcttttctactaTGCGCTTCAGCCTCTTGTACTCGTCCTTGCTTTGTCGATCCACCTTGTTAGCACGGGCGCGCTTCTGCACACATAGATCAATGATTTCGAGGGTGATCCACAGTTTATCCGAATAGTTCTGAATTCCCAGGATTTCACAAGCAGTTTCTCTGATGATGGATGCGCTCTCGTCAACCAATCGGTCAATTTCTTCTGTTGTTGGAGCTTCCATAGGTTGGATTCTTGACAACTTGTTTGAGAGTGCTGTTCTGTACCTGTTCCTTGTTTCTATGTTTTTCAGCAGGTCGACACAGTATCTTGGTAAGCTTTTCTTAGGCTGTTGGGGCTTCCGAATGCGCAAACGGGGCTGAGACATGACTAGAACGTGGCCCGAGTCGAAGTTGCCCCTGGCTATGGAGACTGTGTTCAGTACTGATGATTTCCATCGCTTGCCGACAATTATGTAATCAATCATGTTTGCAGTGCGGCCGTCAGGGGATCTCCAAGTAACTGTCCTTCTTTCTCTATGACGGAACATAGTGTTGATTATGAAACGTCCGTTATCCCGACAAAATCGATGAGCATTTCATCCCCGTTGTTCTGCCACCCATGCCCGAACTTGCCCATGACATCAAGTCCCTCATTTGAGTGCCCGATAATGGCGTTGAAGTCCCCAATCACGAACAGAACATCTTTCTTGGGAGCCATGTCAACGGTGTGTTGGAGTTGGCTGTAGAATTCTTCGGCTTCTTGGTCACTCCGGGACGAGTCTGAGGCGTAAACTTGGATTATGGTCATGTTAGCAATGGATCCTTTCAGGTGGTGAACTCCATCCCTTCTTCCAGACGTGATGAGCGTGATGTCGTTTATTCTTTCTATTCCTGTGGATGGAAGGTGAGTCTCAGATAACCTAACGATGTCCCAGCATCTTTGCCTTAACACCAGTCTTAACACCAGTTAAGACTGacgtatatttatattatattcaaatttgtaATGATGTGTTGGTATCAGGACCAGGACACATTCCAGCAAAGTGTCTTCGTCACGAAGCtaagttttattagttttagatAGAATCATTATATATTTGCTGGGTAAAATCTGTGAACATAGGTTTTAATTCGCCCTTTACCCCAAATCACCTGGAAATCTCGCCTTACGACCCTCTTCCCTACTCAAATTCTCTTTTCACTTGATATTTGAAAAAGTGGCTTTTCATCTTGCTCAGGATGCTATTTCCTTTTAGTAACGGGAGCTTGAATCCCCCTAAAATAGAGCCCATCAGTGATAGGaggtgcaatttttttttcactaatatgATTTAAGATTTGAGAAGCATGtcaatatattaataatttctGGAAAAATTGTCTTTGAATTTTCATCCAATTGCTTGAATACTTTTGTATGTTTAGAAGTTTTCTATGAAACAGCTTTATATACTTAATTGTTTTGCCAACTTTAACTGTTTTCTTCAGAAAACAGCTGCCATCAGACGAATACACTAACAAATAATTAAACACACATATTTAGGTACACTTCAAAGAATTAGctgtcttaagtttaaaatataaagTCAATTTTTCACCAAGACAACTTTAGAATCCCTTTCTGGATCTCGAGATTTAGGACTGATGTtctgataagaaaaaaatgataaatactTATTTAAATTTCGTCCAAGtgtttttgtttacatttttgttCTTATCTGTGGTGTTgtttatcaatttaaaaaataatgtagtTTTGAATATTCCGAACAAATAATCTTTTTCTAGATTTGGGGATCTGCAACGAatgttttgataagaaaaatagacaaatactTATTTTAAGCTTCCTCATAGTATTTGTGTTTACATTCTATTCTATTAATCTTGCCTATCAATTTATGCTTATTAATTGTACTTTGGAATATCCTTAATGATGAAAAAGAACAGTGACAAGCTCAGGGGAATCTTAAGAACTAGGATGGCTTGTTCTACCCCAAGTCtgaaaaatccatttttgttaaACAAACACCGTCGGTTGACAGCCGCTATTCTAATGTGTAAATTAATTAGATCGTCTTTGGTATTTTAATACACTTACTATTATTATAATGAacgggttttcttttttttggggggggggaatagggAGTGTCATGAATATCCTTTAGTTaaaacaaacagtttttttttctaaaagtgttCCATTGAAAGCAGAACGAATTTGTAAaagcatacttttttttatttaagtatttaaaaatCCAATCACTAATGACAAGTTTGGAAAGGAACGAAATTAATGTTATTCTCGTGATACAACAAACATTTTCATGAAGACAAATTCTTCCTTTTTGTCAttcaaaaatacaagaaatcaAAAGCTAAATaatagttttctatttttatttatttttaaataaaacaaaaaaagttcatACGTTAAGAAGACTTGAGGAGGGAGGATTAGTTCAACTTTACTTTGTCATTGCGCGGAAAAGGAAAACTACTATTTCTCTTATATTATCATCGGCGGTCTCTGTCTCGGAAACAGTAGAAGACGAAATTAGAAACATTTTTGCTACTCGCACGCTtgtaggttgtcaaaaaggcgtatcagcGTTATCTCTAGAGCCGTTTAGGGTATTTAGATTAAACTTACAGGGCAGGTTCAGGGGGATATtgatcttaaaaaaggcactatttACGCACTACTGCCACTAATAATTCAAAACATGCTATTTACGTGAAAGTTGTCAAGAGGTTACATCAGCAATACTCCCGAAACGGCATAGAATatgaagctgaaactttcaagatATTTTGAGGGAGATGTTGAGCTAAGCAAAACTTCGAAAGAACGTAattaaagtggagaaagcattaaattaTGAACTAAGGTTTGAAGTGGAGGGAGTAGTCAGTCTGGACTTGCCCAAGTTAAAGATAGAAGCCGAGTTAGAATTGCaggaaaatatatatagaaaaataaaaaagtttgtgataccatggatgtgaaggaagatttgttttatgcggaagaattagcgacagtactgaaaggatcaaaaaataataaggctccaggtgctaaTAGTGGAGTAAATGAGTCTCTTAAATATGAAGGCTCTggggttagaaataagttactaaaGATtataaataggttttttttaaaaagggggaagtGCTtagcaattttaggaaaaccctaattaaaccactgtataagaaaggtgacaagaatGAGTGTGgcaattatcgaggcattagtctggcctcagtaggtagcaaattacttagtaatatgatactttctaaattgagagatgctgtagacaaaattttgagagaagaACGGTGAGGTTTCACAAAAGGTATAAAATGTTTTAACCTAATTTTTACTTCATGATTAATGCTTGAAAAGTTCCTGAGTTATCacacacctttggtcctcagttttatagattatgagcaagcgtttgattcttttgataaaaaaagctttagcaaaggttttatccttgtatggtatataAGACAAAttcattaaagtgatttgtgctatgtacggaAATAACATTGCTgcgattaaggtaggaaatgaggttagcagctggtatcttattaaatcaggagttaagcagggctgtGTTCTATCCCATTATGTATGGATCGTTTTaatggattttgtcttaagaagcacaggaaaggcaatgggacaCCACGGAATCAAACCGGAAGGAAAAATTCTCTTGGATTATGCTGATTATTTAAGCATCCGAAATGAAAGTGTgaagaaaatgaatgaacttttagatgttttgtgagttcagggtgctagaataggcttgaaaataaatgttaagaagactaagtcactaaggattggaataagtgaagacgaaaagGATGCGTTGGGTAAAGAAAAGATTGAACACGTGGACAGGTATTCCTTTCTTGGTAGCAttgttagtaaagatggtgggagctgtgaagatgttagaagtagaacggccaaggctcagggtgttttttcgcagttgaaaaaagtttgaaagtaaagaaagataagtctgcgaactaAGATTAGAGTAATTGGAACCTACAGTAATGGCAGCGGTCAAagatggctctgaagcatgggtgctccgaaaagtggaTAAAGATATACTAGAtgatttccagagaaattgcctacggattgttgaCTGACCGTAATTaaccggctgactgaccgtatttctaACAGAAAGCTCTACAAAACTTacggttcaatcccactttctagagctataatgagagaaaggttgagatggccagggtccgttttgcggatgaaggatgaaagattgccatagattgtcctttttgaccaaccGTCTAGAattaaacggaaagcaggtcgtccacagttggggtgggaggatgtcataaagaaaagatttaaatgaaatgggagcttcctgggagggagTAAAATGGGAGgcattgaatagattgggatggatgaGGAGCGCGattagctgtattggcctcagatAGCTTGGTTCTGCGgtgagttgtcagtagtagtagcagtagtagtattataatCGAaaaacccttgtgtttcaggagccgttcttaagaaattgggacaaatagtcaaactttagcgcaaagagaaAGGTATCGATTAGGAGCACAAACCCCTAAcatacagagtaatttttgttcgttttgagttttaatgtttctccttactttcagttgaaatttcttttttacatttattttctgatcATATTTCAAATAACACCGGTAAATCTGGCTTCATTTTAACCCAAAATTCACAATTATTGTGTCTctcaaatatgctgaacaagatggctatctcaaattttgatcgcgCGACTTTAGGAAAAATGTACCTGAGAGGGagctaggtaccctccaatgtttttgggtacttaaaagggcactagaactagccatttccgttcgaatgcacCCTCTCCGGATTTTTTAGGACGAtcggttcgatacgatcacccgtaggggaaaaaaaatactcactcgtgatctttcttctggcaaatttacaaaattccacattttgctggtgagagcttgaaacatctgcaatagtgttctttgatacgctacatttaaaggtgaaatttacattaagattctttgacaatttgggggtgtttttttccctttttcgacaatcagacaatttttctcaggctcttaacttttgatgggtaactctaaatttaataaatcttatatatttgaaaacaaaaatttctttggtgtatttaatgaaatcaaaattctttttttagagattcggttactattaagctgagttgctccttactcaagtttgttaccacgaactgttagacAAGAACGTAATTATActtcattgaaaacaaaatacattctaAGCGCATTCTGTCTTATAAtgttaataaatacaaaactcTCGAGACTGTCAGGAACGAACATGGATACATATTAAAATATCAATCTGTATTTCATTACGTTTTTCAGTAGTCTTGGTTAACatgataattttctttattaatttatttttttcattgatgtTATTGTAAATGAAAACTTACAATtggaaataagaattgttttcaataaagcacaaGTAACATTctgtttaaatgtaaaatttacattaaaattctttgacaattttggggtgttttctccctttttcggaaatcagacaatttttctcaggctcttagcttttgatgggtaacactaaatttaataaaccttatacatttgaaaacagaaatttctttGGTGTGTTTATTGATAtcaagattctttttttttagacattcGATTACTATTAAgctgagttgctccttactcacagtttgttaccacgaactgttagacAAGAACTTAATtatatttcattgaaaacaaaatacattctaAGCGTGTTTTGTCTTATAAtgttaataaatacaaaattctcgAGACCGTCAAGAACGAGCATGGAtgcatattaaaatataaatctgTATTCCTGTATATTTTTTCAGCAGTCTTGGTTAATatgatgatttttatttttaatttctttttttcattgatgTAATGGCAAATGAAAACTCACAActtgaaataagaattgttttcaataaagcacaaGTGACATTCTATTCTTAACAAGGCTCAAGAAGTGTTAGCCTTTCTTCGATTCTCTGCAGTTTCTGTAGATTCTCAGCTCAttgcttttctttaaaaaaaaaagaatgtggagaaagttttttttttaattaacgctTGTGAAAGTTCTCTAGGAGTAAGATAACGACCGATGTTACAGTCATTCCTCTTCTTAGTCTGGTacctcttcaatatttttttttggggggggatgaGGAGAAAagaagtatttatatttttatcatcaaCACATCTGCTAGAAGGCAATGTTGGGCTCTTGGAAAACATAGTCATAATTGTGCATTTTAGGGTGTTCGTCTGATTTAGAATCTTCTGGGAGGAACagtgacttttaaaaataattttttaacagCCTTATTGCTAGGCAGGCTAAAGCAATTCAGCAAAGCCCATTTCTGATGTCTTTGTTCATTTTATGAGAAAAGGGCAACATCTAGTCATTTGCATCTCTAAGATCTCTGCTAAATATGACAGAGAGTAGCAGCTAAGGTTCCACTTTCACATTTAATGAGTTTGTTTGATATGATAGCCTATACGAGAGAAGGAAAGAAGTTGAATATCCTAGTGGAATAAACCATTCTATTCTAGGTGGAAGAAGAATATgagtaaatattttgttctgttttttgacAAGTGGTCATATTCATAAGCCAACTCCTTATGAGTCGTTACGCGGTCGAAGGAAATTGCGCATGGCCGTCATGGGTAACCAGAACTTAATGTCTTCGACACAGAGACCAGTGTGTGTCCGTTTAACCTTTGTTCcattaatgctactactactactactatcactactaaCAAATCATCGCAAGAACAAGCCACCTGaagtcaacacagctacacacgctccgcCTATATCCCAAGCTAATCAATGCCTCCCTTTTCACACTTTCCCAGggagttcccatttcctttaaaccttTTCTTTATGACCTCCTCCCATCCCGGATGAGGACGATCTGCTTTGGTTTAGCCTTAGATGGTTGGCTGAAAAAGACAATCCTTGGCAATCttccatccttcatccgcacaatatgccctagccatctcgacctttctttcattagagccctagaaagcgggatcaaaccacatttttcgtatagactactgtttgaaaatggtcagccagccgggtacccagaacaatccataggcagtTTCTCTGGAAACTATCTAGCAAACCTTCACCCACTTTTCAGAGCACCCATgattcagaaccatatttgacccctgtcatcactgtagtttctaatattctaatcctggtctgcaaacttatcttcctattcttacaCAAATTTTTTAGCTGTGAAAAAACATCCTGAGCCTCGGCAATTCTATTTCTAACATCTTCACTGGTCCCACCGTCTTTACGAATATTACTACCAAGATAAATGAAGCTGCCCGCctaatcaatctttttgttacccaccGTCACCTTTTCCATCTTTACCTATTCATAGCTTTACTGACTTGGTcttgttattattaattttcaaacctattctagcatcctgaacttgcaaaacctctaaaagctcatttattttgctcacactttcatcaaggatgctcgaatcatcagcataatctaagtccaggagagtttttcctccccgtTTGATTttgtggtctcccattgcctttcctgtgcacTTTACACAAAGTTTATGAAAAATATCCATAAGGGGGGATAGAATATATCCCTGCTTCTGAATTGATAAAGCAAGATTTTCTCACAGtacagaaagattttttttaagaattcccACTCTCCTCTCCCATTAAGCCTACGAGAATCCAAGATTTATGCGTTTTACAAAATTCTATGCATTCTGTCCTTCTGGAGAATGTGTCAGAAATCTGAAATTAAGCAAATTCAGTTCCACTGCTTTCGGTCCTAGGCTTTAGTAGATCGTAAATTGAAAACACAGGCAATCctagaaaatacattttattaaattttcttctgatttaaTATGGTGATATTTCCTCAgagtgtaaaaagaaaaaaaaatattaagaactCCTTTACCATACACTATTCCCACATTAAACCTACGAGAATCCGAGATGCGTACGTTTTGTCATTTTCTATACTTTGTTCCCTTCTCGGGGACgcttcaaaaaatttgaaattgaccAAATTCAATCCTACTGTTTTCAGTTCTAGGTTATATTAGGaggtaaattgaaaacaaatgtaatcttagaaaacaccttttatgaagttttcttttgatttgatAAAACGCTATTTCCTCAGagagcaaaaagaaaaattctaagaattcaTTAAGCCTACCCCACGCTCCCATTAAACCTACGAGAATCTGAGATGTTTACGTTTTGCCTTATTCTATGCGTTGTCTTTCTAGAAAATGCTTCATAACTCTGAAGTTAAGCATATGCGGTCCTATTGCTTTTGGTCCTAGGCTTTAGTGGATCGTAAATTGAAATCAAATACAATCCTGGAAATTACCTTTTATGGGTTTTTCTTCTGATTTGATAAAGCGAGATTTCCTCAGAATGTGAAAAAATATTAGTATTTCCCACTCTCCTCCTCTCATTCAACCTATATGAACTCGAGATATGTATGTTTTGCATTATTGTGTTCGCTGTATGTTTCTGCGGAGTGCTTCAGAAACctgaaaataagcaaattcGGTCACGTTGTTTGGTCGATCGTAAATTGAAAACAAAGGCAATTAGcattcttaatattaattttcaaacctattctagcattttgaactcgcaaaacctttaaatgttcattcttttgttttgctcacactttcatctaggatgctcaTTTTATCAGCATAATCGAAGTCCAAGAAAGTTCTTTCTTTCCATTTGATTTcctgttctcccattgcctttcctctGCTCCTTAAAACAAAGCCCATCAAAATGACCCATATAAAAGaagatagaacacaaccctggtttactcctgatttaatacgaaaccacctggtaacctcattttctaccttaTTCGCAGCAGTCTTATTTTCGTACAtaacactaatcactttaatgtatttgtctggtataatatacaaggataagaccttctaTAAACAAAACAgacttataaaatataaaatcataatttataaaactgagaactaaatctgtttgataactcaggcacttctcaattattaatataaGAGTAAAattttggtcgacacatcctctgcTCTTCCTAGAACTGCACTGTTATTCTCTTAGAACTCTGTCTATAGTATCTCTTGTTCTAAAAAGTACCATATTACTAAgtatttgctacctacagagaccaggctaatACCTCTATTCTTACTAaattcactcttatcacctcTTTGACGCAGTGGattaattagggttttcctGAAATCGTTAGGTGCTTCAGcaacttattttgaaactcAGTGCCATCgatttaaaaaactcatttaccacaccaTCAACACCTGGggcatttatattttttagtcctTTCAGTACTAATGCTTCctaacaaaacaaatcttcctttatatcttttcctgcaactctctCCCaatttccttatcactaattgtggccctatTGCTCTCTTTAACTGAGAAAAGTCCGTATCGACTATTCCCTCCCAGTTTATTACCAATCCAGAGCAATACTTTACTAATATTCCGTCTAGCTACATTTTACAGATCCTTGGCTGTTTTATCCATggtctccacttcacacctccttagttcatattctAACGCTTTTTCCAGTTCTTTACATTTCTCTTATTGTAAACGATTTATCACTAAGATAATTCTTGCAtgagccccttctcctctccattaaacataaagctttctcactaatattcctagctgcgttcCTAAcgttcttccctaagacaccatcagaaACTTCACagattattttcctaaaattaatccatccatcttctaccaGGTCAATTTTTAATCTCTCCAGTTTATTATTCAACTGTTCTTAGGATGTTTCTCTTAAATTAtgatcctggagtctaccagctCAAAACAAGTACTGGTCAGTACTTGTTT
Encoded here:
- the LOC136039087 gene encoding uncharacterized protein LOC136039087 is translated as MFRHRERRTVTWRSPDGRTANMIDYIIVGKRWKSSVLNTVSIARGNFDSGHVLVMSQPRLRIRKPQQPKKSLPRYCVDLLKNIETRNRYRTALSNKLSRIQPMEAPTTEEIDRLVDESASIIRETACEILGIQNYSDKLWITLEIIDLCVQKRARANKVDRQSKDEYKRLKRIVEKKIPQALRHYVNDKCREYEEAFQKGYSHFMYKKVRELSKRKTLAAPTLFDKDGLPITDSEGRRERWKDHFSKKLNPTITPDPNILLSFPLLQYPVNPSPLPLRDEVLSAIKSLKINKATGPAGI